A window of the Vigna angularis cultivar LongXiaoDou No.4 chromosome 3, ASM1680809v1, whole genome shotgun sequence genome harbors these coding sequences:
- the LOC108343057 gene encoding heterogeneous nuclear ribonucleoprotein 1, with protein sequence MDSDQGKLFIGGISWDTTEDKLKEHFGNYGDVLSTSVMREKNTGKPRGFGFVVFADPTILDRVLEDKHVIDGRTVDAKKAFSREDQQISVTSRGGNSNSGMNSGNGGNIRTKKIFVGGLPPTLTEEKFRQYFESYGHVTDVVVMYDQNTGRPRGFGFISFDTEEAVDRVLHKSFHDLNGKQVEVKRALPKDANPGASGRMMGGAGGGGSGIGGYQGYGASGGNQNAYDGRMDSSRYMQPQSAAGGFPPYGSSAYSAPGYGYGPANNGIGYGAYGSYGGATAGYGGPAGATYGNPNVPNAAYAGGPPGGPRSSWPAQAPSGYGSMGYGNTPPWGAPSGGAGSGGSGPGSAAAGQSPGGAAGYGNQGYGYGGYGGYGGSDSSYANSSAYGTVGGRTGSAPNNSASGPGGGELTSSGGSGSYMSGGYGDANGNSGYGNAAWRSEQTGNYGTPQGNGGQVGYGGGYGGAQSRQAQQQ encoded by the exons ATGGATTCGGATCAGGGAAAATTATTCATCGGTGGGATATCGTGGGACACTACGGAGGACAAGCTCAAGGAGCATTTCGGCAACTACGGCGACGTTTTGAGCACTTCTGTTATGCGAGAGAAGAACACTGGCAAGCCCAGGGGCTTTGGTTTCGTCGTCTTCGCGGATCCCACCATTCTCGATAGGGTTCTCGAGGATAAACATGTCATAGATGGCAGAACG GTTGATGCCAAAAAGGCTTTCTCAAGAGAGGATCAACAAATTTCTGTCACCTCGAGAGGTGGAAATTCCAATTCTGGCATGAATTCTGGAAATGGAGGAAACATCAGAACTAAAAAGATATTTGTTGGAGGGCTGCCTCCTACCCTGACTGAAGAAAAATTTCGCCAGTACTTTGAGTCTTATGGACATGTAACCGATGTAGTAGTCATGTATGACCAGAATACTGGACGGCCACGAGGATTTggttttatttcatttgatacTGAGGAGGCTGTTGATAGGGTATTGCATAAATCATTTCATGATTTAAATGGTAAACAAGTTGAGGTAAAGCGTGCACTTCCCAAGGATGCCAATCCTGGTGCAAGTGGCCGTATGATGGGTGGTGCTGGAGGTGGTGGTTCTGGAATTGGTGGGTATCAAGGGTATGGGGCATCTGGTGGTAACCAAAATGCATATGATGGGCGAATGGATTCTAGTAGGTATATGCAGCCTCAAAGCGCTGCAGGTGGATTCCCTCCTTATGGTTCTTCTGCCTACAGTGCTCCTGGGTATGGATATGGTCCGGCTAATAATGGTATTGGGTATGGTGCATATGGAAGTTATGGTGGTGCCACTGCAGGGTATGGTGGACCTGCTGGTGCAACATATGGGAATCCTAATGTTCCTAATGCTGCTTATGCTGGTGGTCCTCCAGGGGGCCCAAGGAGTTCATGGCCTGCTCAGGCACCCTCTGGTTATGGATCTATGGGCTATGGGAATACTCCTCCATGGGGTGCTCCAAGTGGTGGTGCTGGCTCTGGTGGCAGTGGTCCTGGTTCAGCAGCTGCAGGTCAGTCCCCTGGTGGAGCTGCCGGATATGGGAACCAAGGTTATGGATATGGGGGATACGGTGGATACGGTGGAAGTGATAGTTCTTATGCGAATTCAAGTGCATATGGCACTGTTGGTGGACGAACAGGGAGTGCTCCAAACAATAGTGCTAGTGGTCCTGGTGGGGGTGAACTAACAAGTAGTGGTGGCAGTGGTAGCTATATGAGTGGTGGCTATGGGGATGCAAATGGAAATTCAGGTTATGGAAATGCAGCTTGGAGATCAGAACAAACTGGAAATTATGGAACACCACAGGGAAATGGTGGCCAGGTTGGTTACGGTGGTGGCTATGGTGGTGCTCAGTCTCGACAAGCCCAACAACAGTAA